A part of Desulfofundulus salinus genomic DNA contains:
- the gcvH gene encoding glycine cleavage system protein GcvH, with the protein MYPQELKYHREHAWVRVEGEKARIGVTHYAQEQLGDILFADLPQKGGEIVAGEPFGRLESVKSVSDVIAPVSGTVLEVNERVVDRPDLVNQDPYGEGWLILVQMSSSAEIEQLLDAAEYATIVQEN; encoded by the coding sequence ATGTATCCGCAGGAATTAAAGTATCATCGGGAGCACGCCTGGGTAAGGGTGGAAGGTGAAAAAGCACGCATTGGCGTGACGCACTACGCCCAGGAACAGCTGGGGGACATTTTGTTCGCCGATCTGCCGCAAAAGGGCGGCGAGATTGTTGCCGGGGAGCCTTTCGGCCGGCTGGAATCGGTAAAATCGGTTTCCGATGTCATTGCCCCGGTGAGCGGTACGGTGCTGGAGGTTAACGAGCGCGTGGTGGACCGTCCGGACCTGGTCAACCAGGATCCTTATGGCGAGGGATGGTTGATCCTGGTCCAGATGTCCAGCAGTGCGGAGATTGAACAGTTGCTGGACGCGGCAGAATATGCAACAATAGTGCAGGAGAATTAG
- a CDS encoding radical SAM protein gives MYWYVSEGTAAVLGLLPVRLDAAPTTAYLMTGEHCARDCAFCAQARSSRGRAHRLSRVIWPPFPAGEVLPRLGDACRAGRIRRACFQVVHSEDYFHRVRQAIAEVRREVDIPLCVSIGLRTVEQVRELLEAGVDVVGLPLDAVTPQLYRDVKGGNWERHLRLLQEAAARFPGRVGTHLIIGLGESEEEAIRLIGELAACGIGVALFAFTPLPGTRLEHHRPPDLRTYRRVQAAHYLLKRGLVRPGGMKFKDGRLVDWGISREELVLYLADGEAFRTTGCPDCNRPYYNERPGKTPYNYPRPLKPREAAEAVGLVVED, from the coding sequence TTGTACTGGTATGTTTCCGAAGGAACGGCGGCGGTGCTGGGCCTTCTCCCCGTGCGGCTGGACGCGGCACCCACCACCGCCTATCTGATGACCGGGGAACATTGCGCCCGGGACTGCGCCTTCTGTGCCCAGGCCCGCTCCAGCCGGGGGCGGGCCCACCGCCTTTCCCGGGTGATCTGGCCCCCCTTTCCCGCCGGGGAGGTCCTGCCCCGCCTGGGTGATGCCTGCCGCGCCGGACGGATACGCCGGGCCTGCTTTCAGGTGGTGCATTCGGAGGATTACTTCCACCGGGTCCGGCAGGCCATTGCAGAAGTGCGCCGGGAGGTGGACATCCCCCTGTGCGTTTCCATCGGCCTGCGTACGGTGGAGCAGGTACGGGAGTTGCTGGAAGCGGGGGTGGATGTGGTGGGCCTGCCCCTGGACGCGGTTACCCCGCAGCTCTACCGGGACGTAAAGGGAGGCAACTGGGAGCGGCACCTTCGTTTGCTGCAGGAAGCGGCGGCACGGTTTCCGGGCCGGGTGGGGACCCACTTAATCATCGGCCTGGGCGAGAGCGAGGAAGAGGCCATACGGTTAATCGGAGAACTGGCGGCCTGCGGGATAGGGGTGGCCCTCTTTGCCTTTACCCCGCTGCCCGGCACCAGGCTGGAGCACCACCGGCCTCCCGACCTGAGGACCTACCGGCGGGTCCAGGCGGCCCATTACCTTTTGAAGCGGGGCCTGGTGCGGCCGGGCGGGATGAAATTTAAGGACGGCAGGCTCGTGGACTGGGGCATCTCCCGGGAGGAACTGGTCCTCTACCTGGCGGACGGTGAAGCCTTCCGCACCACCGGCTGTCCGGACTGCAACCGGCCCTACTACAACGAGCGGCCCGGGAAGACCCCCTACAACTACCCCCGTCCCCTCAAACCCCGGGAAGCCGCTGAAGCGGTGGGGCTTGTGGTGGAGGACTGA
- a CDS encoding radical SAM protein, whose protein sequence is MFVTGGGGLPLERLLEEAWQVRRRNFAHRVEFVRPTATRPVSVTGTACALNCAHCGGHFLQGMLPLPRLMERWQKGEELPWSSLLISGGCDPEGVVPVARHLDQLRELAARFKLNLHPGLVDGETARLIGQVASAVSFDLILDEDTIAEVLGLPCGPRDYLRVYRHLRRYNRVFPHLVVGLRGGRLSGEYRVLEALGELGAEALVVIVFFPVPGTAYGGCQPPALEEVARLLATARIMLPWMPIYVGCMRPAGSYRARLDALAVKAGVNRLVLPAPPARELARELGLEVAWRRECCVL, encoded by the coding sequence ATGTTCGTGACCGGGGGCGGCGGTCTTCCCCTGGAGCGGCTGCTGGAAGAGGCCTGGCAGGTGCGCCGCCGGAACTTTGCCCACCGGGTGGAGTTCGTGCGGCCTACCGCCACCCGGCCGGTGAGTGTTACCGGCACCGCCTGTGCCCTGAATTGCGCCCATTGCGGGGGCCACTTTTTACAGGGGATGCTGCCCCTCCCCCGGCTCATGGAGCGCTGGCAAAAGGGAGAAGAGCTGCCCTGGAGCAGTTTGCTCATTTCGGGCGGCTGCGACCCTGAAGGGGTGGTACCCGTGGCCCGCCACCTGGACCAGCTGCGGGAACTGGCGGCCCGCTTTAAACTGAACCTGCACCCGGGCCTGGTGGACGGGGAAACGGCCCGGCTCATCGGCCAGGTGGCCAGCGCGGTTTCCTTCGATTTAATCCTGGACGAGGATACCATTGCAGAGGTCCTGGGGCTCCCCTGCGGCCCCCGGGACTACCTGCGGGTCTACCGCCACCTCAGGCGTTATAACCGGGTTTTTCCCCACCTGGTGGTGGGGTTAAGGGGCGGCCGGCTCTCCGGGGAGTACCGGGTGCTGGAAGCACTGGGTGAGCTGGGGGCGGAGGCCCTGGTGGTGATTGTGTTTTTCCCGGTGCCCGGCACCGCCTACGGGGGATGTCAACCCCCCGCCCTGGAGGAGGTGGCGCGCCTTCTGGCTACCGCCCGGATCATGCTCCCCTGGATGCCCATATACGTGGGATGCATGCGCCCGGCGGGGAGCTACCGGGCCCGGCTGGATGCCCTGGCGGTGAAGGCGGGGGTGAACCGGCTGGTGCTGCCCGCCCCGCCGGCCCGGGAACTGGCCCGGGAACTGGGCCTGGAGGTGGCCTGGCGCCGGGAATGCTGCGTTTTGTGA
- a CDS encoding OsmC family protein, producing the protein MPEVTVKWEGNMKFVGVDEAGRQVAMDASQIYGGMNQGVRPMELLLMALGGCSGIELAHILKKMRVQFDSLIIEVEGERAEDHPKVFKNIHMVYKLTGPDLPPEKVYHALKLTDEKYCSVSNMVAKAAAISYAFELNGTRFEYPAREEQKGA; encoded by the coding sequence ATGCCGGAAGTAACCGTGAAATGGGAAGGAAACATGAAGTTCGTAGGTGTGGACGAAGCCGGGCGGCAGGTGGCCATGGATGCCAGCCAGATATACGGCGGCATGAACCAGGGTGTGAGGCCCATGGAATTATTGCTGATGGCCCTGGGCGGCTGTTCCGGGATTGAACTGGCCCACATTTTGAAAAAGATGCGGGTGCAGTTTGACAGCCTGATCATAGAAGTGGAAGGGGAACGGGCGGAAGATCACCCCAAGGTTTTCAAGAACATCCACATGGTTTACAAGTTAACCGGACCCGACCTGCCGCCGGAAAAGGTGTACCACGCCCTGAAGCTTACCGACGAAAAGTACTGCTCCGTATCCAATATGGTGGCAAAAGCGGCTGCCATATCCTATGCCTTCGAGTTAAACGGCACCAGGTTTGAATATCCCGCCCGGGAAGAACAAAAGGGGGCCTGA
- a CDS encoding sodium:solute symporter family protein, with translation MNSYGYWILGLAVLYTAVLIVLGNIVRRKASSAEGFWVGGRSFRPWMVFACITGLFSGSTFIAVMELAYLKGISAAWYGVAEMVHVLIIAIVLLGIFRRKLMVTISGLIGDHFGRVALGVAGLITAFTFPMWSVATALSFASAVSAFTNLPITVSVIISALLLLIYLQAGGMWSVVMTQTANTIMFALMFIVGAIAFFIKPGIGGLVQLSMSRPEMFDLTGVGLQVIIAWFATFLINVLLAQAALQMALSCRTVEEGRKGLLMAFAANIFFIFFGVLFGLAAAAVAPGGARGMIQVPLYLAQVLPAPLVGVFFLGVWACALGWGAPCQFSGSTSLGRDFMGAVNPGLTDEQKVRYTKISLVLLTGVMILLSFLRSDQAAWWNVLAWTLRNGATFAPVVAALFWPLATRRAAVTAMLCGFLSGLAWYYLGGWHPSKFYLNIHPVFVGMSANILGMVLVTLVEQAGKWRIGGPNLTAVRRSLALFSGTATVAVLLLILTKFGWLYKMGLFGLSFFLVVVGLYVLILSVVVPREEMAASMETDPATA, from the coding sequence ATGAACTCTTATGGCTACTGGATCCTGGGGCTGGCCGTGCTTTACACGGCGGTGCTCATAGTCCTGGGCAATATTGTCCGCCGCAAGGCTTCCTCCGCCGAGGGGTTCTGGGTGGGCGGCCGGTCTTTCAGGCCCTGGATGGTATTTGCGTGCATTACCGGCCTCTTTTCGGGTTCTACCTTCATTGCCGTTATGGAGCTGGCTTACCTTAAAGGAATATCCGCCGCGTGGTATGGTGTGGCGGAAATGGTGCATGTGCTCATTATCGCAATTGTGCTTCTGGGGATATTCCGCCGGAAGTTGATGGTTACCATTTCCGGCCTGATTGGCGACCACTTCGGGCGGGTTGCCCTGGGGGTGGCGGGTCTGATTACCGCCTTTACCTTCCCCATGTGGTCGGTGGCTACCGCTCTTTCCTTTGCCTCAGCGGTTTCCGCCTTCACCAACCTGCCCATTACGGTGTCCGTGATCATCAGCGCCCTGTTGCTGTTGATTTACCTTCAGGCCGGGGGTATGTGGTCGGTGGTCATGACCCAAACCGCCAACACCATTATGTTTGCCCTAATGTTTATCGTGGGGGCCATCGCCTTCTTCATCAAGCCGGGGATCGGCGGTTTGGTCCAGCTGTCGATGAGCAGACCCGAGATGTTTGACCTCACCGGAGTGGGTCTGCAGGTGATTATTGCCTGGTTCGCTACCTTCCTCATCAACGTGCTGCTGGCCCAGGCCGCCTTACAGATGGCCCTGTCCTGCCGCACGGTGGAAGAAGGGCGCAAGGGGTTACTCATGGCTTTTGCTGCCAACATCTTCTTCATTTTCTTTGGCGTTCTTTTCGGCCTGGCTGCTGCGGCAGTGGCTCCCGGCGGCGCCAGGGGAATGATCCAGGTGCCCCTGTACCTGGCGCAGGTGCTTCCCGCTCCCCTGGTGGGAGTGTTCTTCCTGGGCGTTTGGGCCTGCGCCCTGGGTTGGGGAGCGCCCTGCCAGTTTTCCGGTTCCACCAGCCTGGGCAGGGACTTCATGGGTGCGGTAAACCCCGGGCTTACCGACGAGCAAAAGGTTCGCTACACAAAGATTTCCCTGGTGCTTTTAACCGGCGTGATGATCCTGCTCAGCTTCCTGCGCAGCGACCAGGCCGCCTGGTGGAACGTACTGGCCTGGACCCTGCGCAACGGGGCCACCTTTGCTCCGGTAGTGGCGGCCCTATTCTGGCCCCTGGCTACCCGGCGGGCGGCGGTTACCGCCATGCTCTGCGGTTTCCTGTCCGGCCTGGCCTGGTATTACCTGGGTGGCTGGCACCCCAGCAAATTCTACCTGAATATCCACCCGGTATTCGTGGGCATGTCGGCCAACATCCTGGGTATGGTTCTGGTAACCCTGGTGGAGCAAGCCGGAAAATGGCGCATAGGCGGTCCCAATCTGACAGCTGTGCGCCGGTCCCTGGCCCTGTTTTCCGGCACCGCTACCGTAGCGGTCCTGCTTCTGATCCTGACCAAATTCGGCTGGCTGTATAAGATGGGATTGTTTGGTCTGTCCTTCTTCCTGGTGGTGGTAGGTCTCTACGTCCTGATCCTGTCCGTGGTGGTGCCCAGGGAGGAAATGGCGGCCAGTATGGAGACGGACCCCGCCACGGCATAA